One genomic region from Methanobrevibacter olleyae encodes:
- a CDS encoding molybdopterin molybdotransferase MoeA, with amino-acid sequence MKFISNLIPLEDALAKIDKNQKIMDTEKVHVKDSQGRVLANPISSYHNSPPFDKSAMDGYAVIAEDTFGASNNLIKELKIIDRIGAGDFSDKTLAHGEAIVIATGAPIPNGANAVLMKEYSYEDGDNLEIHSQVTPSENISPKAEDIAKGDEILGSNVLIRPQEMGLIASAGHSEVEVYKKPRVKLIITGNELVEPSPELDKAKIINSNQFTIAALIRSAGAIVDIDHACDDFEEVKETINKATKEYDVVITTGGTAISKGDVVVDAVEELGEVLFHGVAMRPGKPVGAGIVNGTQLFMLSGQPVAAMAQFDIIARDYLFKMQGIDYSHKVIRRCSDTKIPSSLGRTDYIRAVADDESVYHVLNRGSGIIRSMVEANCYIIIDENHEGIEKGDMVDLIFFNDMVWPTL; translated from the coding sequence ATGAAGTTTATATCAAATTTAATTCCATTAGAAGATGCTTTAGCTAAAATTGATAAGAATCAAAAGATTATGGATACAGAAAAAGTTCATGTTAAAGATTCTCAAGGTAGAGTTTTAGCTAATCCTATATCTTCTTATCATAATTCTCCTCCATTTGATAAATCTGCTATGGATGGTTATGCAGTAATAGCAGAAGATACATTTGGAGCTTCTAATAATCTGATAAAAGAATTAAAAATTATTGATAGAATTGGAGCAGGTGACTTTTCAGATAAAACTTTAGCTCATGGTGAAGCTATTGTAATCGCTACTGGTGCACCAATTCCAAATGGTGCAAATGCAGTTTTAATGAAAGAATATAGTTATGAAGATGGAGATAATTTAGAAATCCACTCTCAAGTTACTCCTAGTGAGAATATTTCTCCAAAAGCTGAAGACATAGCTAAAGGAGATGAAATATTAGGTTCAAATGTTTTAATTAGACCACAAGAAATGGGTTTAATTGCATCAGCAGGACATAGTGAAGTAGAAGTTTATAAAAAGCCAAGAGTGAAATTAATTATCACTGGAAATGAATTAGTAGAACCTTCTCCAGAACTTGATAAAGCTAAAATAATTAATTCTAATCAATTTACCATTGCAGCGCTAATTAGAAGTGCTGGAGCTATTGTAGATATAGATCATGCTTGTGATGATTTTGAAGAAGTAAAAGAAACTATCAATAAAGCAACAAAAGAGTATGATGTTGTTATTACAACTGGCGGAACAGCTATTAGTAAAGGAGATGTAGTTGTTGATGCAGTTGAAGAATTAGGTGAAGTATTATTCCATGGTGTTGCAATGAGGCCAGGAAAACCTGTTGGTGCTGGAATTGTTAATGGTACTCAATTATTTATGCTTTCAGGGCAACCTGTAGCTGCCATGGCTCAATTTGATATCATTGCAAGGGATTATTTATTTAAAATGCAAGGAATCGATTATTCTCATAAAGTTATTAGAAGGTGCTCTGATACTAAAATACCATCATCTCTTGGAAGAACTGATTACATAAGGGCAGTAGCTGATGATGAAAGTGTATATCATGTATTAAATAGAGGTTCTGGCATTATACGTTCTATGGTTGAAGCTAATTGTTATATTATTATTGATGAAAACCATGAAGGTATTGAAAAAGGAGATATGGTTGATTTAATTTTCTTTAATGATATGGTATGGCCTACTCTTTAG
- a CDS encoding Ada metal-binding domain-containing protein produces the protein MFILIVFLILLGVGLVSAIDIDDNSDDYILNENPSLLVSSVPYTAKTPSKISTIVKAPKVTSKYNKNTYFKVTVKDKSNKNPIKGLKLKLKVFTGKKYKTYTVKTNSKGVAKFKTKELKIGTHKVLIKSADKRYSLSSKSSIVIKKTPTKRKGYYVASRNSDKFHYSSCASAKRIKSYNRITFSSRSSAINQGYRPCARCHP, from the coding sequence TTGTTCATTTTAATCGTATTTCTCATTTTATTAGGTGTTGGGCTTGTATCTGCTATAGATATTGATGATAATTCTGACGATTATATTTTAAATGAAAATCCGTCATTATTAGTGAGTTCTGTTCCATATACTGCTAAAACACCATCAAAAATTAGCACTATTGTTAAAGCTCCAAAAGTAACTAGTAAATATAATAAAAATACTTATTTTAAAGTTACAGTTAAGGACAAATCAAATAAAAACCCTATTAAAGGTCTTAAACTAAAGCTTAAAGTTTTTACAGGAAAAAAATATAAAACTTATACTGTTAAAACTAATTCTAAGGGTGTAGCTAAATTTAAAACTAAGGAATTGAAGATTGGCACTCACAAAGTTCTTATTAAGTCTGCTGATAAAAGATATTCTCTAAGTTCTAAATCATCAATTGTAATTAAAAAGACTCCCACTAAAAGGAAAGGCTATTATGTAGCTAGTCGAAATTCTGATAAGTTCCATTATTCTTCATGTGCTTCTGCAAAAAGAATAAAGTCTTATAATAGAATCACTTTTAGTAGCAGGTCTTCAGCTATAAATCAAGGATACAGACCTTGTGCAAGATGCCATCCTTAA
- a CDS encoding site-2 protease family protein produces the protein MNGIYYYVIAFLVIWTIAIVFKDKLINYGLEVNFPLLMWKTQRLRGFIDRLASLAPRFWKGYMNIGIVISTGLMILMAVSLVYSLKTLMYTPTVSLIVPGVEVPGSPIFIPLLSGLIALTTVLIVHEFSHGILSRVEKISINSIGLLLFAILPGAFVEPNEEELNELSRPAKMRIYVAGSMANLSLAAIAIVIMMTLSSFVIPAVFDEDGVVVNRLTEDGNAINYLSEGMVIKEINNITINDSQSYQKAVATLKPNTNINIQTDQGDYSFQLKHNPKNKSLAYMGIQAKSNKVIGDDYDNQFYTPLLWILIPLNELLFWIFFLNFAVGTFNLLPMKPLDGGHLFENLLSYIAPEGLYRPIVTFMSFFIGIIIIVSLVVGFVGVTL, from the coding sequence ATGAACGGTATATATTATTATGTAATAGCTTTTTTAGTTATTTGGACTATTGCAATTGTATTTAAAGATAAACTCATAAATTATGGGCTTGAAGTTAATTTTCCTCTTTTGATGTGGAAAACACAGAGATTGAGAGGTTTTATAGATAGATTAGCGAGTCTTGCTCCAAGATTTTGGAAAGGGTATATGAATATAGGGATTGTTATATCTACTGGGCTTATGATTCTAATGGCTGTTAGCTTGGTTTATTCCTTAAAAACTTTAATGTATACTCCTACAGTTAGCTTAATCGTTCCAGGAGTTGAAGTTCCAGGATCTCCAATATTCATTCCTCTACTTTCAGGCCTTATAGCACTTACAACAGTTTTAATAGTACATGAATTTAGTCATGGAATCTTATCAAGAGTAGAAAAAATTAGTATAAATTCTATAGGCTTATTGTTATTTGCAATTCTTCCAGGAGCTTTTGTTGAACCTAACGAAGAGGAATTAAATGAATTAAGCCGTCCTGCAAAGATGAGAATTTATGTAGCAGGTTCTATGGCTAATTTATCCTTAGCAGCTATTGCTATTGTTATTATGATGACTTTATCTTCATTTGTTATACCTGCTGTATTTGATGAAGATGGTGTTGTAGTTAATAGATTAACCGAAGATGGTAATGCAATTAATTATTTATCTGAAGGAATGGTAATTAAAGAAATAAACAATATCACTATAAATGATTCTCAATCTTATCAAAAAGCAGTTGCTACTTTAAAACCAAATACAAATATTAATATTCAAACGGATCAAGGAGATTATAGTTTCCAATTAAAGCATAATCCTAAAAATAAATCTTTAGCTTATATGGGTATTCAAGCTAAATCAAATAAGGTTATTGGAGATGATTATGATAATCAGTTTTATACTCCTTTATTATGGATTTTAATCCCCTTAAATGAACTATTATTTTGGATATTTTTCCTAAACTTTGCAGTTGGTACATTTAATTTACTTCCAATGAAACCTTTAGATGGCGGACATTTATTTGAGAATTTATTATCTTATATTGCACCAGAAGGTCTTTATAGGCCAATTGTAACTTTTATGTCTTTTTTTATAGGGATTATAATTATTGTTAGCTTAGTTGTTGGCTTTGTTGGAGTGACCTTATAA